A single Roseinatronobacter monicus DNA region contains:
- the rplC gene encoding 50S ribosomal protein L3: protein MRSGVIAKKLGMTRLFMEDGRQIPVTVLQLDGLQVVAQRTAEKDGYSAVQLGAGAAKAKRVAAPMRGHFAKANVAPKRKLAEFRVSAENLIEVGEEITADHYFEGQFVDVAGTSIGKGFAGAMKRHNFGGLRASHGVSISHRSHGSTGQCQDPGKVFKGKKMAGHMGAARVTTQNLQVVKTDSDRGLIMVKGAVPGSRGGWVTIKDAVKKPFPENAILPAALKSAADAARKAAEEAAAAEEEAARQAALEAEAAEQEAALKEAEASIEAEKKEGE, encoded by the coding sequence ATGCGCTCTGGAGTTATCGCAAAGAAGCTGGGCATGACCCGGCTGTTCATGGAGGACGGGCGGCAAATTCCCGTTACTGTCCTTCAACTTGACGGGTTGCAGGTTGTGGCCCAACGCACAGCGGAAAAGGACGGCTACTCGGCGGTTCAGCTGGGTGCCGGTGCTGCAAAGGCAAAGCGCGTTGCTGCGCCGATGCGCGGGCATTTCGCAAAAGCCAATGTTGCGCCCAAGCGCAAGCTGGCCGAGTTCCGCGTCAGCGCCGAGAACCTGATCGAAGTTGGCGAAGAGATCACAGCAGACCACTACTTCGAGGGTCAGTTCGTTGATGTCGCCGGAACGTCGATTGGTAAGGGTTTTGCAGGTGCGATGAAGCGCCACAACTTCGGCGGCCTTCGGGCGTCGCATGGTGTGTCGATCAGCCACCGCTCGCACGGCTCTACCGGGCAGTGTCAGGACCCGGGCAAGGTGTTCAAGGGCAAGAAAATGGCCGGTCATATGGGCGCTGCCCGTGTGACGACGCAGAACCTGCAGGTCGTCAAGACCGACAGTGACCGCGGCCTCATCATGGTCAAGGGCGCTGTTCCCGGTTCGCGTGGCGGTTGGGTGACGATCAAGGATGCGGTGAAAAAGCCGTTCCCCGAGAACGCCATCCTGCCAGCAGCGCTGAAATCCGCTGCTGATGCTGCACGCAAGGCTGCTGAAGAAGCTGCTGCTGCCGAGGAAGAAGCCGCACGTCAGGCCGCGTTGGAAGCTGAAGCCGCAGAGCAGGAAGCTGCCCTGAAAGAGGCCGAAGCTTCGATCGAAGCCGAGAAGAAGGAAGGCGAGTGA
- a CDS encoding DMT family transporter: MKDDNFRAALFMMLGTGAYTINDVFLKLLAAELPMFQILFLRGVTVTVFFGLMLWRVRAQLAGLVRRDFGLVALRSLSEAAAAFFFLTALFNMPIANLTAILQVIPLTVALAAFLFLREPLGWRRMSAILIGFCGVLVIIRPGAEGFTLYSISALMAVAMITVRDLTTRMLGRSMPSVLVAFAASCGVTVFGGLGSVTEIWVMPSALGWVWLMGATGFIIAGYILVILAMRVGELTFAAPFRYAALLFALVAGWLVFDEWPDTLTFVGSAVIVATGVYTLYREHRMQRALHHHARPD; this comes from the coding sequence ATGAAAGACGATAACTTTCGCGCCGCCCTGTTCATGATGCTGGGCACAGGGGCCTATACTATCAATGATGTGTTTCTGAAGCTGCTGGCCGCTGAATTGCCCATGTTTCAGATACTATTTTTGCGCGGTGTGACCGTGACGGTTTTCTTCGGGCTGATGCTGTGGCGTGTGCGCGCGCAATTGGCGGGGCTGGTGCGGCGCGATTTCGGATTGGTGGCGCTGCGATCATTATCCGAGGCGGCGGCTGCCTTCTTTTTCCTGACCGCCCTGTTCAACATGCCGATTGCGAACCTGACGGCAATTCTGCAAGTCATCCCGCTGACAGTTGCACTGGCAGCTTTTCTGTTTCTGCGCGAACCCTTGGGATGGCGGCGCATGTCCGCGATTCTAATAGGGTTTTGCGGTGTGTTGGTGATTATCCGACCAGGGGCCGAGGGGTTTACGCTTTATTCTATCTCGGCGCTGATGGCTGTGGCGATGATCACCGTCCGTGATCTGACCACGCGCATGCTGGGGCGGTCCATGCCTTCGGTGTTGGTGGCCTTTGCGGCGTCATGCGGTGTTACGGTGTTTGGCGGGCTTGGCAGCGTGACCGAGATATGGGTCATGCCCAGTGCGCTTGGCTGGGTCTGGCTGATGGGGGCGACGGGATTCATCATCGCGGGCTATATTCTGGTCATCCTTGCAATGCGGGTGGGCGAGCTGACATTTGCCGCGCCATTTCGCTATGCAGCGTTGCTGTTTGCGCTTGTCGCGGGGTGGCTGGTTTTCGACGAATGGCCCGACACGCTGACCTTTGTGGGCAGTGCGGTTATCGTTGCCACAGGGGTTTATACACTGTACCGCGAACATCGGATGCAGCGTGCTTTGCACCACCATGCGCGACCGGATTAG
- the rplD gene encoding 50S ribosomal protein L4 — protein sequence MKLDVVNLQAGAAGEIELNEAIFGLEPRADILHRVVRWQRAKAQAGTHKVKTRSETSYSTKKIYRQKGTGGARHGDRNAPIFRKGGVYKGPTPRSHAFDLPKKVRALGLRMALSAKAGSGKLIVLDTTEMAEAKTSVLAKAVKDMGWKKALIIDGAEVNENFARAARNLEGVDVLSSMGANVYDILRRDTLVITRAGLEALEARLA from the coding sequence ATGAAACTCGACGTTGTCAATCTGCAGGCAGGCGCTGCCGGCGAGATCGAGCTGAACGAGGCCATCTTTGGTCTTGAGCCTCGCGCCGACATCCTGCACCGTGTGGTGCGCTGGCAGCGGGCGAAAGCCCAGGCCGGTACCCACAAGGTTAAGACCCGCTCGGAAACCAGCTACTCGACCAAGAAGATTTATCGCCAGAAGGGCACCGGTGGCGCACGCCATGGTGACCGCAATGCGCCAATCTTCCGCAAGGGTGGTGTTTACAAAGGTCCGACCCCGCGCAGCCACGCGTTTGATTTGCCCAAGAAAGTGCGTGCCCTCGGGTTGCGCATGGCGCTGTCGGCAAAGGCAGGCAGCGGCAAGCTGATCGTTCTGGATACAACAGAGATGGCAGAAGCCAAGACCTCTGTTCTGGCCAAGGCGGTCAAGGATATGGGCTGGAAAAAGGCGCTGATCATCGACGGTGCAGAGGTGAATGAGAATTTTGCCCGCGCCGCACGCAACCTCGAAGGGGTTGATGTGCTGTCGTCGATGGGGGCCAATGTTTATGACATCCTGCGCCGTGACACTCTGGTGATCACACGTGCCGGACTTGAAGCACTGGAGGCTCGGTTAGCATGA
- the fusA gene encoding elongation factor G, with product MAREYPLERYRNFGIMAHIDAGKTTTTERILFYTGKSHKIGEVHDGAATMDWMEQEQERGITITSAATTTFWEKTMDGATPMGEKHRFNIIDTPGHVDFTIEVERSLAVLDGAICLLDGNAGVEPQTETVWRQADRYKVPRIVFVNKMDKIGADFFNCVKMIKDRTGATPLPVQLPIGAEDQLEGIIDLIEMEEWTWKGEDLGASWTRQPIRDDLKDMADEWRASMIEIIVDQDDAVMEAYLEGEEPDQATLRRLIRKGTLALDFVPVCTGSAFKNKGVQPLLNAVIDYLPSPLDVAAYMGFDPSDETETRNIPRSAKDDDPFAGLAFKIMNDPFVGTLTFTRVYSGVIAKGDQILNATKGKKERVGRMMMMHSNAREEIDWAAAGDIIALAGLKETTTGDTLCNAQSPVVLETMTFPEPVIEIAVEPKTKNDQEKMSQGLARLAAEDPSFRVETDIESGQTIMKGMGELHLDILIDRLKREFKVEANIGAPQVAYRETISHKIEHTYTHKKQSGGSGQFAEVKLQIAPTEAGEGYSFESKIVGGTVPKEYVPGVEKGIKSVMDSGPLAGFPVIDFKVALLDGKYHDVDSSVLAFEIAARMAMREGLRKAGAKLLEPMMKVEVVSPEEYTGSIIGDLTSRRGQVTGQEQRGNAIAINSFVPLANMFGYINTLRSMSSGRANFTMQFDHYEPVPQNVSDEIQKKFA from the coding sequence ATGGCACGCGAATACCCCCTTGAACGCTACCGTAATTTCGGGATCATGGCGCATATCGACGCTGGAAAAACCACGACGACCGAGCGCATCCTGTTTTACACCGGCAAATCGCACAAGATCGGCGAAGTTCATGATGGCGCTGCCACCATGGACTGGATGGAGCAAGAGCAAGAACGTGGCATCACGATCACCTCGGCTGCGACAACGACCTTCTGGGAAAAGACGATGGATGGCGCCACCCCTATGGGTGAGAAGCATCGCTTCAACATCATCGACACCCCCGGACACGTGGATTTCACCATCGAAGTCGAGCGTTCGCTCGCTGTTCTCGATGGCGCCATCTGCTTGCTGGACGGCAATGCCGGCGTAGAGCCGCAGACCGAAACTGTCTGGCGTCAGGCCGACCGCTACAAGGTTCCGCGGATTGTGTTCGTCAACAAAATGGACAAAATCGGCGCTGATTTCTTCAACTGCGTGAAGATGATCAAGGACCGCACCGGCGCGACCCCTCTGCCTGTTCAGTTGCCCATTGGTGCAGAAGATCAGCTCGAAGGCATCATCGATCTGATCGAGATGGAAGAATGGACATGGAAAGGCGAGGATCTTGGCGCAAGCTGGACCCGTCAGCCAATCCGTGACGACCTGAAAGATATGGCCGACGAATGGCGCGCTTCGATGATCGAAATCATCGTGGACCAAGATGACGCTGTCATGGAAGCCTATCTTGAAGGCGAAGAGCCTGATCAGGCCACCCTGCGTCGTCTGATCCGCAAGGGCACGCTGGCGCTTGATTTTGTGCCCGTTTGCACAGGCTCCGCGTTCAAGAACAAGGGTGTTCAGCCGCTGTTGAACGCAGTGATCGACTATCTGCCCAGCCCGCTGGACGTTGCCGCATACATGGGTTTCGACCCAAGCGACGAGACAGAGACTCGTAACATTCCGCGTTCCGCAAAAGATGACGATCCCTTTGCAGGGCTGGCGTTCAAGATCATGAATGACCCCTTCGTGGGCACTTTGACCTTTACACGTGTGTATTCGGGTGTGATCGCCAAGGGTGACCAGATTCTGAACGCGACCAAAGGAAAAAAAGAGCGTGTTGGCCGCATGATGATGATGCACTCCAATGCACGTGAGGAAATCGATTGGGCGGCGGCTGGCGACATTATTGCGCTTGCTGGTCTGAAAGAAACAACCACCGGTGACACGCTGTGTAACGCGCAAAGCCCGGTTGTTCTGGAAACCATGACCTTCCCCGAGCCTGTGATCGAAATCGCGGTTGAACCCAAGACCAAGAATGACCAGGAAAAGATGAGCCAGGGTCTGGCACGTCTTGCAGCAGAAGACCCCTCTTTCCGGGTGGAAACCGATATTGAATCGGGCCAGACCATCATGAAGGGCATGGGCGAGTTGCACCTCGACATTCTGATCGATCGCCTGAAGCGCGAATTCAAGGTCGAGGCCAATATCGGTGCACCACAAGTGGCGTATCGTGAAACGATCAGCCACAAGATCGAACACACCTATACCCACAAGAAGCAGTCGGGTGGGTCTGGTCAGTTCGCCGAAGTGAAGCTGCAAATCGCACCCACTGAGGCGGGCGAGGGCTATAGCTTCGAGTCCAAGATTGTTGGTGGTACAGTTCCCAAGGAATATGTGCCGGGCGTCGAAAAGGGCATCAAGTCGGTTATGGATAGCGGTCCGCTGGCTGGTTTCCCGGTGATCGACTTCAAGGTTGCTCTGCTTGACGGCAAGTATCACGATGTTGACTCGTCGGTGCTGGCGTTTGAAATCGCAGCACGGATGGCAATGCGCGAGGGCCTCAGAAAAGCTGGCGCGAAATTGCTTGAGCCGATGATGAAAGTCGAAGTGGTTTCCCCGGAAGAATACACCGGGTCGATCATTGGCGATCTCACATCACGTCGTGGTCAGGTGACCGGGCAGGAACAACGCGGTAATGCGATTGCGATCAACTCGTTCGTACCGCTGGCCAACATGTTCGGCTACATCAACACCTTGCGCTCAATGTCATCGGGTCGTGCAAACTTCACCATGCAGTTCGACCATTACGAGCCTGTGCCGCAAAACGTCTCGGACGAGATCCAGAAGAAATTCGCCTGA
- the rplV gene encoding 50S ribosomal protein L22: protein MGKETNPRRVADNEAMAKTRMLRTSPQKLNLVAAMIRGKKVDKALTDLTFSKKRIAGDVKKCLQSAIANAENNHGLDVDELVVAEAWVGKNLVLKRGRPRARGRFGKIMKPFSELTIKVRQVEEQA, encoded by the coding sequence ATGGGTAAAGAGACAAATCCGCGCCGCGTGGCCGATAACGAGGCTATGGCCAAGACGCGCATGCTGCGCACTTCGCCGCAGAAGCTAAATCTTGTTGCGGCCATGATCCGCGGCAAGAAGGTAGACAAGGCCCTGACGGACCTGACCTTCTCGAAAAAGCGCATTGCAGGCGACGTCAAAAAATGTCTGCAATCGGCGATTGCCAATGCTGAAAACAACCACGGGCTGGATGTGGACGAACTCGTCGTCGCAGAAGCCTGGGTTGGCAAGAACCTGGTCCTGAAGCGTGGCCGTCCACGTGCGCGGGGCCGGTTCGGCAAGATCATGAAGCCGTTTTCAGAGCTGACCATCAAGGTTCGCCAGGTCGAGGAGCAAGCATAA
- the tuf gene encoding elongation factor Tu, with the protein MAKQKFERNKPHVNIGTIGHVDHGKTTLTAAITKYFGDFRAYDQIDGAPEEKARGITISTAHVEYETDARHYAHVDCPGHADYVKNMITGAAQMDGAILVVNAADGPMPQTREHILLGRQVGIPFMVVYMNKVDQVDDEELLELVEMEIRELLTSYDYPGDDIPIIKGSALAAMEGRDPEIGENSIKALLAAVDEYIPTPERAVDQPFLMPIEDVFSISGRGTVVTGRVERGVINVGDAIEIVGIRDTKTTTCTGVEMFRKLLDRGEAGDNIGALLRGIGREDVERGQVLCKPKSVQPHTKFEAEAYILTKEEGGRHTPFFANYRPQFYFRTTDVTGTVQLPEGTEMVMPGDNLKFTVELIAPIAMEEKLRFAIREGGRTVGAGVVSKIIQ; encoded by the coding sequence ATGGCAAAGCAAAAGTTTGAACGCAATAAACCGCACGTGAATATCGGGACGATTGGTCACGTGGACCACGGCAAGACAACGCTGACAGCGGCGATCACCAAGTATTTCGGCGATTTCCGGGCCTATGATCAGATTGATGGCGCCCCCGAAGAGAAAGCACGCGGTATCACGATTTCGACTGCGCATGTCGAATATGAAACCGATGCGCGCCACTATGCGCATGTCGATTGCCCCGGCCACGCCGATTATGTGAAAAACATGATCACCGGTGCGGCGCAGATGGATGGTGCTATTCTGGTTGTGAACGCCGCCGATGGCCCCATGCCGCAAACACGCGAGCACATCCTGCTGGGCCGTCAGGTCGGCATTCCGTTCATGGTTGTCTACATGAACAAGGTCGATCAGGTGGATGACGAAGAGCTGCTGGAACTGGTCGAAATGGAGATCCGCGAGCTGCTGACCTCCTACGACTATCCCGGCGACGATATCCCTATCATCAAAGGCTCTGCTCTGGCAGCGATGGAAGGCCGCGATCCCGAGATCGGCGAAAACTCGATCAAGGCGCTTCTGGCTGCGGTTGACGAATACATCCCCACGCCTGAGCGTGCGGTTGACCAGCCCTTCCTGATGCCGATCGAGGATGTGTTCTCGATTTCCGGTCGCGGCACAGTTGTGACCGGCCGTGTGGAGCGTGGCGTGATCAATGTGGGCGACGCGATTGAAATCGTTGGTATCCGCGACACCAAGACCACGACCTGTACCGGTGTGGAAATGTTCCGCAAGCTGCTGGATCGCGGGGAAGCGGGCGACAATATCGGCGCATTGCTGCGCGGGATTGGCCGTGAAGATGTCGAGCGTGGTCAAGTTCTGTGCAAACCGAAATCGGTTCAGCCCCACACCAAGTTCGAAGCCGAAGCCTATATTCTGACCAAGGAAGAAGGCGGTCGTCACACACCGTTCTTTGCGAACTATCGTCCGCAATTCTACTTCCGCACGACAGATGTGACCGGCACGGTTCAACTGCCCGAAGGCACCGAGATGGTGATGCCCGGCGACAACCTGAAATTCACGGTTGAGCTGATCGCCCCCATCGCGATGGAAGAGAAGCTGCGTTTCGCCATCCGCGAAGGCGGCCGCACCGTCGGCGCTGGCGTTGTGTCGAAAATCATCCAGTAA
- the rpsL gene encoding 30S ribosomal protein S12 → MPTIQQLIRKPRQPKIKRSKSQHLEQCPQKRGVCTRVYTTTPKKPNSAMRKVAKVRLTNGYEVISYIPGEKHNLQEHSVVLIRGGRVKDLPGVRYHILRGVLDTQGVKDRKQRRSKYGAKRPK, encoded by the coding sequence ATGCCAACGATCCAACAGCTGATCCGCAAGCCGCGGCAGCCGAAAATCAAGCGCTCCAAGTCGCAGCATCTGGAGCAGTGCCCCCAGAAACGCGGCGTTTGCACGCGCGTCTATACAACAACACCAAAGAAGCCGAACTCGGCCATGCGGAAAGTCGCCAAAGTGCGCCTGACCAACGGGTATGAGGTCATCAGCTATATCCCCGGTGAAAAGCATAACTTGCAAGAGCACTCGGTCGTGCTGATCCGCGGCGGTCGCGTAAAAGACCTTCCGGGTGTCCGCTATCACATCCTGCGCGGTGTTCTGGATACCCAGGGCGTCAAGGATCGTAAGCAGCGCCGTTCAAAATATGGCGCGAAGCGTCCGAAGTAA
- the rplB gene encoding 50S ribosomal protein L2 codes for MALKSYKPTTPGQRGLVLIDRSELWKGRPVKALTEGLTKSGGRNNTGRITARRIGGGAKRLYRIVDFKRSKLDVPAVVERIEYDPNRTAFIALIKYEDGEQAYILAPQRLAIGDKVLASVKADIKPGNAMPFSGMPIGTIVHNIEMKPGKGGQIARAAGTYAQFVGRDGGYAQIRLSSGELRLVRQECFATVGAVSNPDNSNQNFGKAGRTRHQGKRPSVRGVAMNPIDHPHGGGEGRTSGGRTPVTPWGKDTKGRKTRSNKQTDQYILRSRHAKKKGR; via the coding sequence ATGGCACTCAAGTCGTATAAACCGACGACGCCGGGCCAGCGTGGGCTGGTTCTGATCGACCGTTCGGAGCTTTGGAAAGGTCGCCCGGTCAAGGCCCTCACTGAAGGCTTGACCAAATCGGGTGGTCGGAACAACACCGGACGGATCACTGCACGCCGCATCGGCGGTGGCGCAAAGCGTCTTTATCGCATCGTGGATTTCAAGCGCAGCAAGCTTGACGTTCCGGCTGTTGTGGAGCGGATCGAATATGACCCGAACCGCACCGCCTTTATTGCATTGATCAAATACGAAGATGGCGAGCAGGCCTATATCCTGGCCCCTCAGCGTCTGGCGATTGGTGACAAGGTTCTCGCTTCGGTGAAAGCTGACATCAAGCCCGGCAACGCAATGCCGTTTTCGGGCATGCCAATCGGTACGATTGTGCACAACATCGAAATGAAGCCCGGCAAGGGTGGGCAGATTGCCCGCGCGGCAGGCACATATGCGCAATTTGTCGGCCGCGATGGTGGCTATGCGCAGATACGCCTGTCTTCGGGCGAATTGCGTCTGGTGCGTCAGGAATGCTTTGCCACGGTCGGTGCCGTGTCGAACCCTGACAACTCCAACCAGAATTTCGGCAAGGCTGGCCGCACACGGCATCAGGGCAAGCGCCCGTCTGTTCGTGGTGTTGCAATGAACCCGATCGATCACCCACATGGTGGTGGTGAGGGCCGGACCTCGGGTGGCCGTACACCGGTGACACCTTGGGGCAAGGACACGAAGGGGCGCAAGACGCGCTCCAACAAGCAGACCGATCAGTATATCTTGCGGTCTCGCCACGCCAAGAAGAAGGGTCGCTAA
- a CDS encoding 50S ribosomal protein L23 encodes MSAQAKHYDVIRKPVITEKATMASAANAVVFEVAIDANKPQIKDAVEAIFGVKVKAVNTTITKGKVKRFKGMPGRRRDVKKAYVTLEEGNAIDVSTGL; translated from the coding sequence ATGAGCGCACAGGCAAAACATTACGACGTGATCCGCAAGCCGGTCATCACTGAGAAGGCCACAATGGCATCTGCTGCCAATGCTGTGGTGTTCGAAGTTGCGATCGACGCGAACAAGCCCCAGATCAAGGATGCCGTCGAGGCAATCTTCGGTGTGAAGGTGAAAGCGGTGAACACGACGATTACCAAAGGCAAGGTAAAGCGCTTCAAGGGCATGCCCGGACGGCGCCGTGACGTAAAGAAAGCATATGTCACCCTCGAAGAGGGAAATGCTATCGACGTCTCGACAGGCCTTTGA
- the rpsS gene encoding 30S ribosomal protein S19 yields the protein MARSVWKGPFVDAYVLKKAEKSRDSGRNEVIKIWSRRSTILPQFVGLTFGVYNGKKHIPVNVTEDMIGQKFGEYSPTRTYYGHAADKKAKRK from the coding sequence ATGGCACGTTCAGTTTGGAAGGGCCCTTTCGTTGATGCTTACGTCTTGAAAAAGGCTGAGAAATCACGCGATTCGGGTCGCAATGAAGTTATCAAGATCTGGTCACGCCGCTCGACGATCCTGCCCCAGTTTGTGGGCCTGACGTTCGGTGTGTATAATGGCAAGAAGCATATTCCTGTCAATGTGACCGAGGACATGATCGGCCAGAAGTTCGGTGAGTATTCACCGACGCGGACCTATTACGGTCACGCAGCCGACAAAAAAGCGAAACGGAAATAA
- the rpsJ gene encoding 30S ribosomal protein S10 translates to MQGQNIRIRLKAFDYRVLDASTQEIVNTAKRTGAQVRGPIPLPNKIEKFTVLRGPHIDKKSRDQWEIRTHKRLLDIVDPTPQTVDALMKLDLAAGVDVEIKV, encoded by the coding sequence ATGCAAGGTCAGAATATCCGCATCCGCCTAAAGGCCTTCGATTACCGCGTGTTGGATGCCAGCACACAGGAAATCGTCAATACGGCCAAGCGCACGGGTGCTCAGGTCCGCGGTCCCATTCCGCTGCCCAACAAGATTGAAAAGTTCACGGTTCTGCGTGGTCCGCATATCGACAAGAAGTCGCGCGACCAGTGGGAAATTCGGACGCATAAGCGTCTTCTCGATATCGTCGATCCGACCCCTCAGACTGTGGACGCGCTGATGAAGCTCGACCTCGCAGCCGGGGTTGATGTCGAGATCAAAGTTTAA
- the rpsG gene encoding 30S ribosomal protein S7: MSRRHAAEKREILPDAKFGDMVLSKFMNNLMIDGKKSVAESIVYNAMDRVESKLKRAPIEVFHEALENIKPSVEVRSRRVGGATYQVPVEVRPSRREALAIRWLIKAARTRNENTMEERLASELVDAVNSRGSAVKKREDTHKMADANKAFSHYRW; the protein is encoded by the coding sequence ATGTCTCGTCGTCACGCCGCTGAAAAGCGCGAAATCCTGCCTGACGCCAAGTTTGGTGACATGGTTCTGTCCAAGTTCATGAACAATCTGATGATCGACGGTAAAAAGTCGGTCGCAGAATCAATCGTGTATAACGCGATGGACCGGGTCGAGAGCAAGCTTAAGCGCGCTCCGATCGAAGTGTTCCACGAGGCGCTTGAGAACATCAAGCCATCGGTTGAAGTTCGTTCGCGTCGCGTTGGCGGTGCCACCTATCAGGTGCCTGTCGAAGTCCGCCCGTCGCGCCGCGAAGCTCTGGCAATCCGTTGGCTGATCAAAGCCGCACGGACCCGCAACGAGAACACCATGGAAGAACGTCTGGCCAGTGAACTGGTCGATGCCGTGAACTCGCGCGGTTCTGCCGTCAAGAAGCGTGAAGATACGCACAAGATGGCCGATGCCAACAAGGCGTTCAGCCACTACCGCTGGTAA
- a CDS encoding glycosyltransferase: MRAQVIVVIRFSYVADAGFKISAQGLGAIRGTLYDPDRLARRFQLFEALTLPSLLAQTDDDFTLAVLIGDDFPSDARARLSRLVAPLRDARLIALPPHNNYKSTKLAMDACLNPDATHVISVRLDDDDALGRDCIAAQKHVAPQVAALGPANSPAVICFNNGLFLELSDQGNRLFGVIEKLPLGIGMGMIAPVGARPTIFSTDHRRVHTRWNCYTEALTPRFIRTVHRDNDSDALVSGEKPKYSDHDLDRILATHFPFTRAELLALKP, from the coding sequence ATGCGCGCGCAGGTCATTGTCGTTATCCGGTTTTCCTATGTCGCCGACGCTGGGTTCAAGATCAGCGCACAGGGGTTGGGCGCAATCCGTGGCACGCTGTATGACCCTGACCGGCTGGCGCGCAGGTTTCAATTGTTCGAGGCGCTGACCCTGCCATCGCTGCTGGCGCAGACGGATGATGATTTCACCCTTGCCGTGCTGATCGGTGACGACTTTCCATCGGATGCGCGCGCGCGGCTGTCGCGTCTGGTTGCCCCTTTGCGCGATGCACGGCTGATCGCATTGCCGCCGCATAACAATTACAAATCCACCAAACTTGCGATGGATGCCTGCCTGAACCCCGACGCTACGCATGTAATCTCGGTTCGGCTGGACGATGATGATGCGCTTGGCCGCGACTGTATCGCCGCGCAAAAACATGTCGCGCCTCAGGTGGCCGCCCTTGGCCCCGCCAACAGCCCTGCGGTGATCTGTTTCAACAATGGCCTGTTTCTGGAATTGTCGGACCAAGGCAACCGCCTGTTCGGTGTGATCGAGAAACTGCCGCTTGGCATCGGCATGGGGATGATTGCGCCAGTGGGCGCGCGCCCGACCATTTTTTCAACCGACCACCGCCGGGTGCATACCCGTTGGAACTGCTATACCGAGGCGCTGACCCCGCGGTTCATCCGCACAGTGCACCGCGACAATGATTCGGATGCGCTGGTATCGGGTGAAAAGCCGAAATATTCCGACCATGATCTGGACCGGATTCTGGCGACGCATTTTCCCTTCACACGCGCTGAACTTCTGGCATTGAAGCCATAA